One Falsarthrobacter nasiphocae DNA segment encodes these proteins:
- a CDS encoding pyridoxamine 5'-phosphate oxidase family protein — MTTPALPVRHRLRALPVFPEIFPAFEADPAAWPESPADAFLGWLDEALDLQVVEPHAATLSTADASGNVTARTLILKDLQGDVWHFATHQDTRKVADLAENPSAALTFYWPETGRQVLVRGEARDLGDEASAEDFRQRPMAGTEIDPLWRAYGLEALSVEFWQADPERQHRRMVYSRASAAEPFSRSAADPGM, encoded by the coding sequence ATGACCACGCCCGCGCTTCCCGTTCGCCACCGCCTCCGCGCGCTGCCGGTGTTCCCGGAGATCTTCCCGGCGTTCGAGGCGGACCCGGCAGCCTGGCCGGAGTCCCCGGCGGACGCGTTCCTGGGGTGGCTGGACGAGGCGCTGGACCTGCAGGTCGTCGAGCCGCACGCAGCCACGCTCTCCACCGCGGACGCCTCGGGCAACGTCACGGCGCGCACCCTCATCCTCAAGGACCTTCAGGGGGATGTGTGGCACTTCGCCACGCACCAGGACACCCGCAAGGTCGCGGACCTCGCCGAGAATCCGAGCGCGGCCCTGACGTTCTACTGGCCTGAGACGGGCCGGCAGGTCCTCGTGCGCGGCGAGGCCCGGGACCTCGGCGACGAGGCCTCGGCGGAGGACTTCCGGCAGCGCCCCATGGCGGGCACGGAGATCGACCCCCTGTGGAGGGCGTACGGGCTCGAGGCACTGTCAGTGGAGTTCTGGCAGGCTGACCCCGAGCGCCAGCACCGGCGCATGGTCTATTCGCGCGCTTCGGCTGCCGAGCCGTTCTCGCGCTCGGCCGCCGATCCGGGCATGTAG
- the argF gene encoding ornithine carbamoyltransferase, producing the protein MTQRIRHFIKDTDLSPAEQAEVLDLAAELKRDRSSTTPLARGASRETVAVLFDKTSTRTRFSFASGIADLGGSALVVDPGSSQMGHKESIEDTTRVLERMVAAIVWRTFAHEGLERMAAISHVPVVNALCDDYHPCQLLADLLTIRERFGSTQGRVLAYLGDGANNMSNSYLLAGATAGMHVRIAAPEGAWPDAGVVEEAAAVAAATGGSVLVTADPREAASGADVVVTDTWVSMGQEDEAAERKARFADYRVTDELMGLAGEDAVFLHCLPAYRGLEVDASVIDGPRSLVWDEAENRLHAQKAVLVWLLRQGRPALAEREEAVA; encoded by the coding sequence GTGACGCAGCGCATCCGGCACTTCATCAAGGACACGGACCTGAGCCCCGCCGAGCAGGCCGAGGTCCTCGACCTCGCCGCGGAGCTGAAGCGGGACCGCAGCTCAACGACGCCGCTGGCCCGCGGCGCGTCCCGAGAGACCGTCGCTGTGCTCTTCGACAAGACCTCGACGCGCACGCGGTTCTCGTTCGCGAGCGGCATCGCCGACCTGGGCGGCAGCGCACTCGTCGTGGACCCGGGCTCGTCCCAGATGGGCCACAAGGAGTCCATTGAGGACACGACGCGCGTGCTCGAGCGCATGGTGGCGGCCATCGTGTGGCGGACTTTCGCCCACGAGGGACTCGAGCGCATGGCCGCGATCTCGCACGTGCCCGTGGTCAACGCGCTCTGCGACGACTACCACCCGTGCCAGCTCCTCGCCGACCTCCTGACGATCCGCGAGCGCTTCGGCTCCACGCAGGGCCGCGTCCTCGCCTACCTCGGTGACGGGGCGAACAACATGAGCAACTCCTACCTGCTCGCCGGTGCGACGGCCGGCATGCACGTGAGGATCGCGGCCCCCGAGGGCGCCTGGCCGGACGCGGGCGTCGTCGAGGAGGCGGCAGCCGTGGCCGCCGCGACGGGCGGCTCCGTGCTCGTGACGGCCGATCCGCGCGAGGCCGCGAGCGGGGCGGACGTCGTCGTGACGGACACGTGGGTGTCGATGGGTCAGGAGGACGAGGCCGCGGAGCGCAAGGCGCGGTTCGCCGACTACCGTGTCACCGACGAGCTCATGGGGCTCGCGGGGGAGGACGCCGTGTTCCTGCACTGCCTTCCCGCGTACCGGGGTCTCGAGGTGGACGCGTCCGTCATCGACGGCCCCCGTTCGCTTGTCTGGGACGAGGCGGAGAACCGCCTGCACGCCCAGAAGGCCGTCCTCGTGTGGCTGCTGCGGCAGGGCCGGCCCGCGTTGGCCGAGCGAGAGGAGGCCGTGGCGTGA
- the argJ gene encoding bifunctional glutamate N-acetyltransferase/amino-acid acetyltransferase ArgJ yields MSHGIPAALSRFFAFPEAGVSREPESWPRGFLAAGVAAGIKASGGKDVMVLANRGPRFEAAGVYTSNRFAAAPVQWSRQALSDGQARLIVANSGGANACTGPEGFADTHATAEHAAAEAGVSAADVAVASTGLIGERLPLERLLAGVDGALGAAREDSVLEAAEAIMTTDSVPKRAEVPLPGGARIVGIAKGAGMLAPALATMLVFITTDAELSGGELDAALVRACAVSFDHADADGCMSTNDTVLLASSGAAGPVDTHAFTEALTALCQDLAYQLIDDAEGARHTAAVTVAGAASLADARETARAICRSNLVKTAIFGEDPNWGRILSAAGTSSAAFAPERVSVSINGVEVCRGGGLGEDRSLVDLSAREVEIVVDLNEGEASATILTSDLTHDYVHENSAYSS; encoded by the coding sequence ATGAGCCACGGCATCCCCGCCGCACTCTCCCGCTTCTTCGCCTTCCCCGAGGCGGGCGTCTCCCGCGAGCCCGAGTCCTGGCCCCGCGGGTTCCTGGCCGCGGGCGTCGCGGCAGGCATCAAGGCCTCAGGCGGCAAGGACGTCATGGTCCTCGCCAACCGCGGGCCGCGCTTCGAGGCGGCCGGGGTGTACACCTCGAACCGGTTCGCGGCCGCCCCCGTCCAGTGGAGCCGCCAGGCGCTCTCCGACGGCCAGGCCCGCCTCATCGTGGCCAACTCCGGCGGGGCCAACGCCTGCACGGGGCCCGAGGGATTCGCGGACACCCACGCCACGGCGGAGCACGCCGCCGCGGAGGCCGGGGTGAGCGCGGCCGACGTCGCCGTCGCCTCGACGGGGCTCATCGGCGAGCGTTTGCCTCTCGAGCGCCTCCTCGCCGGGGTGGACGGGGCGCTCGGCGCCGCGCGCGAGGACAGCGTCCTCGAGGCGGCCGAGGCCATCATGACGACGGACTCCGTGCCCAAGCGGGCCGAGGTCCCCCTCCCGGGCGGGGCCCGGATCGTCGGCATCGCCAAGGGTGCGGGCATGCTTGCGCCCGCTCTCGCGACGATGCTCGTCTTCATCACGACGGACGCTGAGCTGAGCGGCGGCGAGCTTGACGCCGCGCTCGTTCGCGCGTGCGCCGTGTCCTTCGACCACGCGGATGCCGACGGGTGCATGTCGACCAACGACACGGTCCTCCTCGCGTCCTCCGGTGCGGCCGGCCCCGTGGACACGCACGCCTTCACCGAGGCGCTCACGGCCCTCTGCCAGGACCTCGCCTATCAGCTCATCGACGACGCCGAGGGCGCGCGCCACACGGCCGCCGTGACGGTCGCGGGCGCCGCCAGCCTGGCCGATGCGCGGGAGACCGCGCGCGCAATCTGCCGGTCCAACCTCGTCAAGACCGCGATCTTCGGCGAGGACCCCAACTGGGGCCGCATCCTCTCCGCGGCGGGCACATCGAGCGCCGCCTTCGCCCCGGAGCGCGTCAGCGTCTCCATCAACGGGGTCGAGGTCTGCCGGGGCGGGGGGCTGGGCGAGGACCGCTCTCTCGTCGACCTGTCCGCGCGGGAGGTGGAGATCGTCGTCGACCTCAACGAAGGCGAGGCGAGCGCCACGATCCTGACCAGCGACCTGACCCATGACTACGTCCACGAGAACAGCGCCTACTCCTCGTAG
- the argC gene encoding N-acetyl-gamma-glutamyl-phosphate reductase, with amino-acid sequence MKIQVAVAGASGYAGGELLRLLSGHPGVSIKTVAGASSAARTLGEVQPHLHSLADMVVQDTSAETLQGHDVVFLALPHGASASLAETLGPEVLVIDAGADFRLESASDWGQYYGGPHAGAWPYGLPELPRTGGERQRDRLRGARRVAVPGCYPTSAVLALAPGFAAGLLEPRDVVVVSASGASGAGRALKPHLLASEVMGSMSPYGVGGGHRHTPEIEQGLSWAAGEPVQVSFTPTLAPMPRGILTTATARLREGVTAGEVRAAWEEAYAGETFVRLLPEGAWPATSSVVGSNHVLMQLAVDERAGRVVVTAVVDNLTKGTAGAAVQAMNLALGLDETSGLPETGLAP; translated from the coding sequence ATGAAGATTCAAGTGGCCGTCGCGGGCGCCAGTGGGTACGCGGGCGGGGAACTCCTGCGCCTCCTCTCTGGCCATCCCGGCGTGAGCATCAAGACCGTCGCGGGCGCCTCGAGCGCGGCCCGCACCCTCGGCGAGGTCCAGCCCCATCTGCACTCCCTCGCGGACATGGTCGTCCAGGACACGAGCGCCGAGACCCTCCAGGGGCACGACGTCGTCTTCCTGGCCCTGCCGCACGGGGCGAGCGCGAGCCTCGCCGAGACGCTCGGCCCCGAGGTCCTCGTCATCGACGCCGGGGCGGACTTCCGCCTCGAGTCTGCGTCCGACTGGGGCCAGTACTACGGCGGTCCGCACGCAGGGGCCTGGCCCTATGGGCTGCCCGAGCTTCCCCGCACGGGCGGCGAGCGCCAGCGGGATCGCCTCCGGGGTGCGCGCCGAGTCGCCGTGCCGGGCTGCTACCCCACGTCCGCCGTCCTTGCGCTGGCGCCGGGGTTCGCCGCGGGCCTCCTTGAGCCGCGGGACGTCGTCGTCGTCTCCGCCTCGGGGGCGTCAGGCGCGGGGCGGGCGCTCAAGCCCCACCTCCTCGCCAGCGAGGTCATGGGCTCCATGTCCCCGTACGGCGTCGGGGGCGGGCACCGCCACACCCCGGAGATCGAACAGGGTCTCTCGTGGGCCGCCGGGGAGCCTGTTCAGGTCTCCTTCACGCCCACTCTCGCGCCCATGCCCCGAGGCATTCTCACGACGGCGACGGCGAGGCTGCGCGAGGGCGTCACCGCGGGCGAGGTCCGGGCAGCCTGGGAGGAGGCGTACGCGGGGGAGACGTTCGTCCGGCTCCTGCCGGAGGGCGCATGGCCCGCGACGAGCAGCGTCGTCGGCTCGAACCACGTCCTCATGCAGCTCGCCGTCGACGAGAGGGCGGGGCGCGTCGTCGTCACCGCCGTCGTCGACAACCTCACCAAGGGCACCGCCGGCGCCGCCGTCCAGGCCATGAACCTCGCCTTGGGGCTGGACGAGACGAGCGGCCTGCCTGAGACGGGGCTCGCCCCGTGA
- a CDS encoding argininosuccinate synthase, with the protein MTERVVLAYSGGLDTSVAIGWIGEATGAEVVAVAVDVGQGGESLETIRQRALDCGAVEAYVADARDEFAEQYCMPALKANGLYMGHYPLVSALSRPVIVRHLVAAAKQFGATTVAHGCTGKGNDQVRFEVGIQTLGPDLTCLAPVRDLALTREKAIDYAEANSLPIVTTKKNPYSIDQNVWGRAVETGYLEDIWNAPTKDVYEYTATPEFPPAPDEVIIGFERGIPTTLDGRALSPLAIIEELNRRAGAQGIGRIDVVEDRLVGIKSREIYEAPGAMTLMTAHKHLEDITLEREQARFKRTVDQRWTELVYDGQWFSPLKTSLDAFVDETQKHVNGEIRLSLHAGQAIVNGRRSETSLYDFNLATYDEGDSFDQSSARGFIDIYGLSSKVASERSMRLGEVQSTDDVAKLG; encoded by the coding sequence ATGACCGAGCGCGTCGTCCTCGCCTACTCAGGAGGCCTTGACACCTCCGTGGCCATCGGATGGATCGGAGAGGCCACCGGCGCCGAGGTCGTCGCCGTCGCCGTCGACGTGGGACAGGGAGGCGAGTCCCTCGAGACCATCCGGCAGCGCGCCCTTGACTGCGGCGCCGTCGAGGCCTACGTCGCGGACGCCCGTGACGAGTTCGCCGAGCAGTACTGCATGCCGGCGCTCAAGGCCAACGGCCTCTACATGGGCCACTACCCGCTCGTCTCGGCCCTGTCCCGCCCCGTGATCGTCCGCCACCTCGTCGCCGCGGCGAAGCAGTTCGGCGCCACCACCGTGGCCCACGGCTGCACGGGCAAGGGCAACGACCAGGTCCGCTTCGAGGTCGGCATCCAGACCCTCGGCCCGGACCTCACGTGCCTCGCACCGGTCCGCGACCTCGCCCTGACGCGCGAGAAGGCCATCGACTACGCGGAGGCCAACAGCCTGCCGATCGTCACGACGAAGAAGAACCCGTACTCGATCGACCAGAACGTCTGGGGCCGCGCCGTCGAGACCGGCTACCTCGAGGACATCTGGAACGCGCCCACGAAGGACGTCTACGAGTACACCGCCACCCCCGAGTTCCCGCCCGCGCCGGACGAGGTCATCATCGGCTTCGAGCGCGGCATCCCCACGACGCTCGACGGCCGCGCCCTGTCGCCGCTCGCGATCATCGAGGAGCTCAACCGCCGCGCCGGCGCCCAGGGAATCGGCCGGATCGACGTCGTCGAGGACCGCCTCGTGGGCATCAAGAGCCGCGAGATCTACGAGGCGCCCGGCGCCATGACCCTCATGACCGCGCACAAGCACCTCGAGGACATCACCCTCGAGCGCGAGCAGGCGCGCTTCAAGCGGACCGTGGACCAGCGCTGGACCGAGCTCGTGTACGACGGCCAGTGGTTCTCACCGCTGAAGACCTCGCTCGACGCGTTCGTCGACGAGACGCAGAAGCACGTCAACGGCGAGATCCGCCTGTCCCTGCACGCCGGCCAGGCCATCGTCAACGGCCGGCGCTCCGAGACGAGCCTCTACGACTTCAACCTTGCGACGTACGACGAGGGCGACTCCTTCGACCAGTCGAGCGCTCGCGGCTTCATCGACATCTACGGCCTGTCCTCCAAGGTCGCGTCGGAGCGCTCTATGCGCCTCGGCGAGGTCCAGTCCACCGACGACGTCGCGAAGCTGGGCTGA
- the argB gene encoding acetylglutamate kinase, whose translation MTHAPVAAEPEESASAVLAAAVERAASLVEALPWIQRFAGTTVVLKYGGNAMVSDELRQAFAEDVVFLHHVGIRPVVVHGGGPQITAMLERVGLASEFRGGHRVTSPEAMDVIRMVLAGQVGRDLIGLVNRHGPYAVGLSGEDAGLLRAERRGVLVDGVLEDIGLVGEVTGVRPEPVLDLLAAGRIPVISTVAPEFRDGEPTGAVLNVNADTAAGAIAAALGASRLVVLTDVEGLYADWPDKSSLVTRIAAPRLRELLPGLASGMIPKMEACLFAVEQGVPGASIVDGRAPHSMLVELLSDAGIGTQVTLTEESA comes from the coding sequence ATGACTCACGCACCAGTCGCCGCAGAGCCGGAGGAGAGCGCGTCCGCCGTGCTCGCCGCCGCCGTGGAGCGCGCCGCCAGCCTCGTCGAGGCGCTCCCGTGGATCCAGCGCTTCGCCGGGACCACGGTCGTCCTCAAATACGGCGGGAACGCCATGGTCAGCGACGAGCTCCGCCAGGCCTTCGCCGAGGACGTCGTCTTCCTGCACCACGTCGGCATCCGCCCCGTCGTCGTCCACGGGGGCGGGCCCCAGATCACCGCGATGCTCGAGCGCGTGGGCCTCGCGAGCGAGTTTCGCGGGGGCCACCGCGTCACGAGCCCCGAGGCCATGGACGTCATCCGCATGGTGCTCGCGGGCCAGGTGGGGCGGGACCTCATCGGCCTCGTCAACCGGCATGGCCCCTACGCCGTGGGCCTCTCCGGGGAGGACGCGGGCCTGCTGCGCGCGGAGCGCCGCGGCGTCCTCGTGGACGGGGTGCTTGAGGACATCGGTCTTGTCGGCGAGGTCACCGGTGTTCGCCCCGAGCCCGTCCTCGACCTCCTCGCCGCGGGCCGCATCCCCGTGATCTCCACCGTGGCCCCCGAGTTCCGGGACGGGGAGCCGACCGGGGCCGTGCTCAACGTCAACGCGGACACTGCTGCGGGCGCCATCGCGGCGGCGCTCGGGGCATCGCGGCTCGTCGTCCTCACAGATGTCGAGGGGCTCTACGCGGACTGGCCCGACAAGAGCAGCCTCGTCACGAGGATCGCCGCCCCGCGCCTGCGCGAGCTGCTGCCCGGGCTCGCCTCGGGCATGATCCCGAAGATGGAGGCGTGCCTTTTCGCCGTGGAGCAGGGGGTGCCGGGCGCGTCCATCGTCGACGGCCGCGCGCCGCACTCGATGCTCGTCGAGCTGCTCTCGGACGCGGGCATCGGCACCCAGGTGACGCTGACGGAGGAGAGCGCGTGA
- the argR gene encoding arginine repressor, with product MSIPTTKTARQAHIRTILRERVVRSQSELASLLADDELQVTQATLSRDLVELGAVRVRDGDGALRYQLRDDASGAPSEMGPGVAASRLSKLCAELVETSRASANICLLTTPPGAANFLAQAIDQAALPTVLGTIAGDDTVMVISADPAGGEALAESFLALAES from the coding sequence GTGAGCATCCCCACGACGAAGACGGCCCGCCAGGCCCACATTCGCACGATCCTCCGGGAGCGCGTGGTCCGCTCCCAGAGCGAGCTCGCCAGCCTCTTGGCCGACGACGAGCTTCAGGTTACCCAGGCGACGCTGTCCCGGGATCTCGTCGAGCTCGGGGCGGTGCGGGTCAGAGACGGCGACGGCGCCTTGCGGTACCAGCTGCGCGACGACGCCTCGGGGGCCCCGTCCGAGATGGGGCCCGGCGTTGCCGCGAGCCGCTTGTCCAAGCTGTGCGCCGAGCTCGTGGAGACGTCGCGGGCCAGCGCGAACATCTGCCTGCTGACGACCCCGCCCGGCGCGGCGAACTTCCTGGCGCAGGCCATTGACCAGGCGGCCCTGCCGACGGTGCTCGGCACGATCGCGGGCGACGACACGGTCATGGTCATCTCCGCCGACCCGGCCGGGGGAGAGGCCCTCGCGGAGTCGTTCCTCGCGCTCGCGGAGTCCTAG
- the argH gene encoding argininosuccinate lyase has protein sequence MVAGTNEGALWGGRFSGGPADALAALSKSTHFDWRLARYDIAGSRAHARVLATAGLLSDDELARMIDALDRLEADVVSGAYSPAESDEDVHGSLERGLIERAGTELGGRLRAGRSRNDQIATLGRMFLRDHARIIARGVLETVAALVEQAERHPNAPMPGRTHLQHAQPVLLSHHLLAHAWPLLRDVERLMDWDRRAAVSPYGSGALAGSSLGLDPNAVASDLGFDSAVWNSIDGTAARDVFAEFAWVCAMIGVDLSRVSEEVIFWATKEVGFVTLDDAYSTGSSIMPQKKNPDVAELARGKAGRLIGDLTGLLATLKALPLAYNRDLQEDKEPVFDAADTLELLLPAVSGMIATLLFNTERMAELAPQGFALATDIAEWLVREGVPFREAHEISGGAVRVAEARGVELWDLTDEEMRGVDSRLTPEVRSVLSTEGSLSTRNAQGGTAPEAVASQLQALKACREPLEAFAAQSVLGQQPTE, from the coding sequence ATCGTGGCCGGAACCAACGAAGGCGCCCTCTGGGGCGGCCGCTTCTCCGGCGGGCCGGCGGATGCCCTCGCGGCGCTCTCGAAGTCCACGCACTTCGACTGGCGCCTTGCGCGGTATGACATCGCGGGCTCCCGGGCGCATGCTCGCGTCCTCGCCACGGCGGGTCTTCTGTCCGACGACGAGCTGGCGCGCATGATTGACGCCCTCGACCGTCTCGAGGCCGATGTCGTCTCCGGCGCTTACTCGCCCGCGGAGAGCGACGAGGACGTCCACGGCTCTCTCGAGCGCGGCCTGATTGAGCGGGCCGGGACGGAGCTCGGCGGGCGTCTTCGCGCGGGGCGGTCGCGGAACGACCAGATCGCGACGCTCGGCCGCATGTTCCTTCGAGACCACGCGCGGATCATCGCCCGCGGCGTCCTGGAGACCGTCGCCGCGCTCGTTGAGCAGGCGGAGCGGCACCCCAACGCGCCGATGCCCGGCCGCACGCACTTGCAGCACGCGCAGCCGGTCCTCTTGAGCCATCACCTCTTGGCGCACGCCTGGCCTCTGCTGCGGGACGTCGAGCGCCTCATGGACTGGGATCGCCGCGCAGCGGTCTCGCCGTACGGCTCCGGCGCCCTCGCCGGCTCAAGCCTGGGGCTCGATCCCAACGCGGTGGCGTCGGACCTCGGGTTCGACTCGGCCGTGTGGAACTCGATTGACGGCACAGCGGCCCGCGACGTCTTCGCGGAGTTCGCGTGGGTCTGCGCGATGATCGGCGTGGATCTCTCCCGCGTGAGCGAGGAGGTCATCTTCTGGGCCACGAAGGAGGTGGGGTTCGTCACGCTGGACGACGCCTACTCCACGGGGTCCTCGATCATGCCGCAGAAGAAGAACCCGGATGTGGCGGAGCTGGCCCGCGGCAAGGCGGGCCGCCTCATCGGCGACCTCACGGGCCTCCTGGCTACCCTCAAGGCCCTCCCGCTGGCGTACAACCGCGACCTCCAGGAGGACAAGGAGCCGGTCTTCGATGCGGCCGACACGCTCGAGCTGCTCCTCCCGGCGGTGAGCGGAATGATCGCCACCCTCCTCTTCAACACGGAGCGGATGGCGGAGCTCGCGCCTCAGGGCTTTGCCCTCGCGACCGACATCGCCGAGTGGCTCGTCCGCGAGGGGGTCCCGTTCCGGGAGGCCCACGAGATCTCGGGCGGGGCCGTCCGCGTGGCCGAGGCCCGCGGTGTCGAGCTGTGGGACCTGACGGACGAGGAGATGCGAGGAGTGGACTCTCGGCTCACCCCGGAGGTCCGGTCCGTGCTGTCCACGGAGGGCTCGCTCTCCACGCGCAACGCGCAGGGCGGGACGGCGCCGGAGGCCGTGGCGAGCCAGCTTCAGGCCCTCAAGGCGTGCCGGGAACCGCTCGAGGCCTTCGCGGCGCAGAGCGTTCTCGGACAGCAGCCCACCGAATAG
- a CDS encoding acetylornithine transaminase: protein MSGLVDRHGAAYADVFGRPSAGLVRGRGARVWDEDGRELIDFLAGIAVNSVGHAHPDWVAALADQAATLGHISNLFASRPQVELAERLLGLAGMPDGSGVFLANSGAEANEAAFKLARRHGAEHGGRGEILAFEGAFHGRTMGSLALTHKEAYRAPFEPLPGGVRHIPYGDAGLAAREITERTAAVIVEPLLGEAGVIVPEPGFLDALRARTREVGALLIVDEIQTGIGRTGRWLASEGIEPDAVTLAKGLGGGFPIGALLMRGESTTALLAQGQHGSTFGGNPLAASAALATLGIMEREGLLAAATARGDFVRAGLEALPQVTAVRGEGLLLGADLRGGVSAPAVVARALEAGVIVNATGPSTLRLAPPLVLTEADAEAGLARLGEALAATDPHGPAGHDPHGKERS, encoded by the coding sequence GTGAGCGGCCTCGTCGACCGGCACGGGGCCGCCTACGCGGACGTCTTCGGCCGCCCCTCCGCCGGCCTGGTCCGGGGCCGCGGGGCGCGCGTGTGGGATGAGGACGGGAGGGAGCTCATCGACTTCCTCGCCGGGATCGCGGTCAACTCTGTGGGCCACGCGCACCCGGACTGGGTGGCGGCGCTCGCGGACCAGGCCGCCACGCTCGGGCACATCTCCAATCTCTTCGCCTCGCGGCCGCAGGTTGAGCTTGCCGAGCGCCTCCTGGGGCTCGCGGGCATGCCGGACGGCTCGGGCGTGTTCCTCGCGAACTCGGGGGCCGAGGCCAACGAGGCCGCGTTCAAGCTCGCGCGTCGCCACGGGGCGGAGCACGGGGGACGGGGCGAGATCCTCGCCTTCGAGGGCGCCTTCCACGGGCGCACGATGGGCTCCCTCGCCCTGACCCACAAGGAGGCGTACCGCGCCCCGTTCGAGCCCCTGCCGGGCGGCGTCCGGCACATCCCGTACGGGGACGCCGGGCTGGCCGCGCGCGAGATCACGGAGCGCACGGCCGCAGTCATCGTCGAGCCCCTTCTGGGCGAGGCGGGAGTCATCGTGCCTGAGCCCGGCTTCCTGGACGCGCTCCGGGCCCGGACTCGCGAGGTCGGGGCGCTGCTCATCGTGGACGAGATCCAGACGGGGATCGGCCGCACCGGGCGGTGGCTCGCCTCCGAGGGGATCGAGCCGGACGCCGTGACCCTCGCCAAGGGCCTCGGCGGCGGCTTCCCCATCGGCGCGCTGCTCATGCGGGGGGAGAGCACGACGGCGCTGCTGGCGCAAGGCCAGCACGGCTCGACCTTCGGCGGCAACCCCCTCGCGGCGAGCGCGGCCCTGGCCACGCTTGGCATCATGGAGAGGGAGGGCCTCCTCGCGGCGGCCACCGCCCGCGGGGACTTCGTGCGGGCCGGGCTCGAGGCCTTGCCGCAGGTCACCGCCGTGCGGGGCGAGGGCCTGCTCCTCGGAGCCGATCTCCGCGGCGGGGTCTCTGCGCCAGCCGTCGTCGCCCGCGCACTCGAGGCCGGCGTGATTGTCAACGCCACGGGGCCGTCCACGCTCCGTCTCGCGCCGCCGCTCGTCCTCACGGAGGCGGACGCGGAGGCGGGCCTGGCGCGCCTCGGCGAAGCCCTCGCTGCCACCGATCCCCACGGCCCCGCCGGCCACGACCCCCACGGAAAGGAGCGCTCGTGA